The nucleotide sequence CGACTGTAACGGTTGCGCGGGATTGACAGGTTCTGGCCTGTCTCCCGGTTTATCGCAGTAGACGTGTGAGAAGGGCGACCGGTTATCTGCCTGCCAGATGCTGCTGGATCCATTCGATCAGCGAATCTGCGACCTGGGTCTTTTCGCCCGAGTAAGTCGCGACAATCTCCTGGCTCTGGTCGATCACTTCCACGAAGTTTTCTGAGGAGCCGATGGCGCTCACACTGTTAAGCACGATGGCATCGCATTTTTTGCTGTAGAGTTTGCGAACGGCGTTAAAGCGGGCATCCTGCGATTCCAGCGCGAAGCCCATCACCCAGCGATTCCCTTTCTGGGATCCCAGTTCTGCCAGAACGTCGATCGTTTCTATCAGTTCCAGGGTAATCGCCTCGCCGGTTTTAGCGATTTTGCCGGGTTTACGGGTTTTGATCCGATAGTCACAGACCGCGGCAGTACCAATCACACCATCACAGTTTGGGAACAGTTTTTCGCATTGCGCGAACATCTCGTCCGTCGTTTCAACCTGGTAAAGCTCGCAGCCGGCGGGGGGAGCAATAGTGACCGGGCCTGAAACCAGCGCAACTTCATGACCGGCGGCAATGGCGGAGCGGGCTAAAGCATATCCCATCTGTCCGCTGCTGGCGTTGGACAGGTAGCGAACATCATCCAGGTATTCTCGTGTGGGGCCGGCTGTGATCAGGATTCGCATTGGAGGATCATTCAATGGATGAGTTCGAAGCAGGGCAGAGCAGATTCGAATTACCCCAGTAGTTCTTCAATTCGGGTTAAAATCTCTGCCGGTTCTGCCATCCGTCCTTTTCCGATCACGCCACAACTCAACCAGCCTTCGCCTGGTTCTACGATCTGAATTCCGTCTGCCTTTATCTGTTCCAGATTGCGCTGAACCGAGGCCTTGGCCCACATGTCAGCGTTCATCGCCGGTGCCAGCAGGATGGGAGCAGTGCAGGTCAGCGTGAGCGTGGCTAGCAGATCATCCGCGAAACCATGCGCCATCTGGGCCATCACGTTTGCAGTGGCGGGCGCGATGACAAACAGTTCGGCTCTTCTGACCAGGCCAATATGCTCTCCCTGAAAATGTTCACGGGGAGCAAACCCGTCCTGGTAGACCGGGCGGCCGGTGAGGGCTTCAAATGTGGTCGCGCCTATGAATTTCTGCGCGGCTTGTGTCATCACCACGCTGACGGCTGCCCCTTTTTGAACCAGTTTGCTGGCCAGGTCAGCCGTCTTGTATGCGGCAATTCCTCCAGAAACACCTAATAGGATTTCGCGCCCCTGCATGGGTTGGTTTCCGGTGCTCATGGTACTGAATCGGTGTGTTAAACCAGGTCTTCCAGTGTCGGGCCTGCGTCGTCATATTCGATGGCATCCAGCGGACTTCCATCATCGGTGATGGCCACTTCACCAGACTGGTCGAGGTAGATTTTGTCTTCCATGATTTCCTGAACCACGATTTCCATGTGGTTTTTGGTCTGCATTTCGACCAGTGGTCGCGCGCCCCGGTTCAACGCGACAATCCGTTTTTGAATGAGTGAAGACAGTTTGAAACGTCCGCCCACTTTGTTGACGATTTCTTCTTCTTTAAATTCTTCCAGCATTAATTTCTAGCTCCCGTTGTTTCAGGATGGTGCCGATTTCTGTGACAGCACGTTCCAGATCGTCATTGATAATGACATGACTATAATATTGGGCCTGCTCCAGTTCTTTGCGAATTGTTGCCAGCCGTTTTTCGATCACTTCTTCTGATTCGGTTCCCCGATTGCGGATTCGTTTCTCGTATTCTTCATCGGAGGATGTTCTGACAAAGAGCGTAATGGTCTGGGGGAACTGTTTTTTCAGTTTCAGGGTTCCCTGCACATCAATTTCCAGAAAAGGCCAGCCCCCCTGTTTCGCTGCCCGGTCCACTTCTGATTTTAACGTTCCATACCAGTATCCCAACCCATGAACCTGTTCACATTCAAGGAATTCGTTATTTTCCTGTCGTTTTTCAAATTCTTCCGTTGTCAGAAAATAGTAATCTTTGCCGTCCACTTCCCCTTTTCGGCGAGGACGCGTTGTGGCCGAGATCGCTTTGATCAGTTTGACCGGTGTTTCCTGCATCAGTCGATTAACAATGGTTGTTTTCCCGCTGGCGGTCGGGCCGGAGAGCACAACAATCGGTATGTCCGGTGGGATACAGGCTTGGGGTTCAGACACTTGGTAAAGCTCCAGAGTAATCGTTGTGTGGTCTCTGTATTCAATCTCAGGAGATCAATAATTCTATACTATTCAACGTTCTGGACGTTTTCTCTGATTTTCTCAACAGCCAGTTTCATTTCGATGACGGCGTGGGAAATCTCAACATCATTGGCTTTCGAGCCGATCGTATTAATTTCGCGGAACATCTCCTGCACCAGAAATTCCAGTTTTTTACCCTGAGACGTTTTTGAGGTGATGATGGAGTCAAATTGCTCTAAATGGCAGCCAAGTCGACTGATTTCTTCGTTGATATCACAACGATCTGCAAACATGCTGACTTCCCGAATCAGGCTGTCAGGGTCCAGTTCGACTTCCTGGTCTTTCAGCAGGTCTGCCAGTCGCTGATGCAGGCGATCCCGGTAGTTTGTGACAACACGCGGTGCCTTCTCTTTAACTACTTCAAGCTGCTGGCGAATAATCTGATTACTGCTCTCAAGATCTGCCTGGGCCGATTCCCCTTCTTTCTTGCGAAACTCAGTGAGTTCCTGCAGGGCACCGCGAATCGCCTGTTCAATTAATGGCCAGTCCGACTCAGGGGTATGGGAACGCGAGTAATTGTCGATTGCAGCGCCAGGTAACGTCAACAGGCTGTCAACGTGATTGGGCAAGGGAGTATGGCAGGCTTCGGACAGGTGTTTGAGCTGTTCCCAGTACTGTTTGATGACTTCTTCATCCAGCAGGTAATCGCTGGTGCGATCCAGACTGTCAATTCGCAATGTGAGATTCACGGTTCCGCGAGAGACAGAACTGCGAATCAGTTTTTCGATCTGGCTTCCCAGTTTCGCGTAGAAGTCCGGATAGCGGGACGAAACTTTCAGATAGCGATTGTTGACGGTACGTAGCTCGGCATGGACCGAGAGCCGGTCGTTTTCTGCAGTCGCACTTCCAAAACCAGTCATGCCCAGCAGCACAACACACTCTTTTCTGAATAACAGGAATAATTTGAGGCTTAGAGAACCAGCAAAAACTTTGCCGAACGCAGGATCAGCTCAGTTGACTATTCTGACTTGGGTTGAGATTTGGTTGTCTCAGGTTTTGCAGGAGTTTCCTGTTTATTGTCTTCTTTAGATTCAGGAGCGGCAGCTTTCGGAGCAGCATCTTTACCGGCTGGTTCAGCCGGCTTGGTTGCTTTCTCTTCCGTTGCAGCTGGCTTTTTCTCTTCAGCGGCTTTTGTCTCTTTTTCAGCGAGATCTTTAGGAGGTGTGAATTCCGGGCCGCCTGCCGCTTTTTCTTCAGTATCCGGTGTCTCTTCTTCTTTGTTTTTGTCATCCGAGGAAATAGCGGTCTCTTCAGATACGGCACTACCGCCACTGTATTTTCCGGAACTGGCGCGTGTGGTGATGCCGGAGACACCAGCCAGGATCACCCAGATCACTGCCATGATAATCGTAATTTTTGTGAAGACATCGCCGGCTTTCGTTCCCAGTGCACTTTGGCCACCGGCACCACCGAATGCGCCGGCCAGTCCACCACCACGACCTTTTTGCAGCAGGATGATGATAATCAGGAGGACTCCGAAGAACATCAGAAATGTCATCAGTATGGTAGCAGGATCTGTAATGGCTTCCAGGAACGTCGCAAAAATCATTGTGTCATCCTAAATGGCTTAAAATATCTTCTGAACGGGTTGATAAAATCACCCGCAAGTTGCTGAAGTAAGATCGCCCGTATCATACAGTAATGATATACGATCTGTAAATCGATTCTGGATTCGGAGTATCGTCTAAATACCAGAAACTCTTGACTATTCTGCAGATAACTCCACAGCAGCCTGAATGATGGGGATAAAGAGCTCTGCTTTGAGGCTTGCTCCTCCAACCAGCGCGCCATCGACGTTTTCCTGGGAAAGCAGTTCTTTGGCGTTATCTGGTTTGACACTACCACCATACAGAATTCGGGTTGAGTCTGCGATTTCTGCAGAATACTGGTCTTTGAGCCAGTTTCTCAGGTAGAGATGAGCGGCTTCTGCCTGTTCAGGGCTCGCTGTTAAACCGGTTCCGATCGCCCAGACTGGTTCATAAGCGATCACGATCTGCCCGAATGCGGATGCGTCGACTCCACTCAGGCCGCCTGTCATCTGGGTGTTGAGCACGGTTTCTGTCTGGTCTGATTCACGTTCACTCTGTAATTCACCAACACAGAGGACGACCTGCAGCCCAGCTTCGAGGGCTTTTTTGACTTTGAGATTGATATCTGTGTCTGTTTCTTTAAGGACGTGACGACGTTCACTGTGTCCCAGGATAACGGAACGGCAACCGACGTCGGTCAGCATTTCCGTTGAAGTTTCACCGGTAAAAGCACCTGGTGCTTCATGGTAACAGTTTTGTGCACCAAAGCCGACGCCTGAGCCAGAGACGATCTCGCCGATCGTGGTCAGGTAGGGAAACGGAGGGCAAACCAGAACTTCAACGGCAGGATTTTCAGAGGGCACTTCGGATGCCAGGGCCTGAGCCAGCTGTGCACCGGATTCTTTAGTGGTATTCATTTTCCAGTTACCGGCTACAAGGAAGCGACGCATAATTGATCCTGTGATTGAAGTAAGTTAAAGGTGGAAATGGACTGTACAGATACTGTTTTCGCCAGAGATCGAGAGGCGAAACAAAAGCGTTAACGGATCTGTGACCTTCAAATGGTTACCGATGCCGTTTTAAGCAGCAATCAAAGCTGCAGCATAAGTTATTGAGTCAAACGCAATGATTCAAGGATTTGGGCTGAAAATCCTGAAATGACCCCTGTTTTCACAGAATTCTCACGAATCAGAGGCGCGGTTGCCATCTTCTGTTACTCCAGAATCCCGCTGCGGGGGTAGGACCCCATTGTTTCCAGACGAACGACGCGTTTCTCCAGTTCATTCAGCGTTCGTTTAATATGGGGTTCCTGAACATGGCCTTCAAAATCAATGAAGAACAGGTATCCTGGTTCTTCTCCCCGGAGCGGGAAGGATTCGATCCAGGTCAGGTTGACCTTGTTTTTCTTAAAGATCTGAAGTGTATCAGCCAGGGAGCCGGCCTTGTGGGCGATTTGAACCAGGATCGCCGTACGATCTTTACCGGTCGGGTTGCAGACCTCTTCGCCGATTACGGCAAAGCGAGTGACGTTGTTGGCGTTATCTTCAATGCCTTCCACGATAATCTGCAGATCGTATTCCACAGAAGCCTGGTGGCTGGCAACTGCTGCGGCACCTGGTTTGGTCGCTGCCAGCTGGGCTGCGGTTGAAGTACTGGTGACTTCATGCAGATGAGCCTGAGGCATGTTTCGGGAGAGCCACTCGCGGCACTGTGAGAGTGCCTGCGGTTTGCTGTAGATTTCGGTGATTTCGCTCCGTTCGCAGCGCGCCAGCAGGTTGTGATGTACGGCGATCAGCACTTCACCACAAATCCGTAATGGAAGCCGGGTGAACATATCGAGGGTGTCGACCACCCGTCCATCCGTACTGTTTTCGATGGGAACCACACCAAACTCGGTATTCCCCCGGTTGACTTCTTCAAATACAGCCCCGATGGTGTTCACAGGCACCATGTCGGCCCCTTCGCCAAACCGTTCCAGGGCAGCCAGATGGGTATAGCTGTAAGCAGGGCCCAGGTAGGCAACGCGTTGGGGGTGGATCTGTCTGCGGGCAGAACTGAGGATCTGACGAAAAATTCCACGGATGGCATTGTTGGTCAGAGGGCCGGATCCGTTCAGTTTTTCGATTGTTTCACGCAGTTCTTCATCTGTTTTGGGGTCAAACATCGCCTTGCGGGGCTCGGGATCAGATTTGATCTGTTTGACTGTCATCGAACAGCGTTTATTGACCAGTTTGATAATCTCTCGGTCAATCTTTTTGAGTTCGGACTGTGTCGATGCAGGATTGCGTTTTGTGCTGGGGCTGGTGCGGGCTACTTTTTTCTTGGTTGACGTCTTCGGCTTACTGACTGAAGTTCGTTTATTAACCGCTTTTTTCTTGGCCATCGGAATCTTTCAGGATGTGAGTCTCGTTTCTGTCTCTCAGAAAATTAACCGCAGCCAGATCACACGCCTTCCCTGGTTGTGTTTAGTCGCTTACTGCCAGTTTCACAATTGGATTACAATCCCTTAAGAATTGATTAACTTCGGATTTCTCCCGAATCTCATTCTTGAATTTTTTGCTTAAAATATTATAAGATAATCATTTAGAGGCATTGAAAAAACAGAAGCAGAGGGTACACAAACAAAAGGGAATGCCTGTTTCCGGCCTGTTTATCAATTGTTTTAGTTTGTACCGCCGCCTTCAGGGACTGTCAAGCGGTTAGGCCTGACCTGTGAACTGTTTAGCCTTTATTCCAGCGGGCAGGGTGAATTGACTGCCATTATGTCATTTTGCCTCAGAGGCAGAATGGGATTGCGGCGGTGTCAATTTGGCAGTGTCTGTCTGGTTGGAATTGGTAAGAAAAAACAGTCGTGGTTAGTAAGTGCTTATTTATAAATGACATAGGTCTAATTTTTTGGTTGGTGTTCTGCTTGGCACACTCATTGCTGTCTAACAACACAGCCTGTAATTTCAGGCAGAATCGAATTAAGTATTGAATCACAAGCGGGAGATGTATGAGGCTGGGAGAGTTTTCTCGTAGTCTGAGCTTTGTACAGATCTGAAATACGAATAAGGAAAGAGGGGAAACTCACATGTCGTCAGGCGAAAAAATCATCGGTATTGATTTGGGGACAACCAACTCAGTAGTCTCAATCATGGAAGGCGGGGAAGCGAAAGTGATCCCCAACCTGGAAGGGAATCGAATCACTCCCAGTGTCGTGGCTTTCACTGATAAGGGAGAAACTCTGGTCGGTGAGCCTGCCAAACGTCAAGCGGTCACCAATCCTAAAAATACGGTCTACTCGGTAAAACGCTTTATGGGACGTCGTCATAACGAGGTTCAGAGCGAAGAGAAGATAGTTCCTTACGGGATTATTGGTGGGCCGGAAGACTATGTCAAAATTGAAGCGGGTGGCAAAACTTATACGCCGCCCGAAATCTCCGCTTCCATTTTGCGGAAACTGAAAGAAGCTGCCGAAAGCTATCTGGGACATAAAGTCAACAAAGCAGTGGTTACCGTGCCGGCTTATTTCAATGATGCTCAGCGACAGGCGACCAAGGATGCCGGTCAGATTTCCGGTCTGGAAGTCTCTCGCATCATCAACGAGCCTACCGCGGCTGCCCTGGCTTACGGCCTGGAGAAAAAGAGCGACGAAAAAATCGTGGTGTTCGACTTCGGTGGCGGTACGTTTGACGTTTCTGTTCTCGAAGTAGGCGATGAAGTCATCGAAACTTTGAGCACCAACGGCGATGGTCACCTCGGGGGTGACGATTTCGATGAAGAACTGATCAATCATATTGCTGATTCCTTCAAGAAAGAGCAGGGGATCGATCTGCGAAGCGACGCCATGGCGTTGCAGCGTCTGAGAGAGGCCGCTGAAAAGGCCAAGAAAGAACTGTCCTCTTCCCAGACGACAGATATCAATCTGCCCTTCATCACCGCAGACAGCAGTGGTGCAAAGCACTTGCAGATGGCAATTACCCGGTCTGAATTTGAGAAGCTGATCGATCCTCTGGTGGAACGCTGCCGGAAACCGGTTGAGCAGGCCATGAAAGATGCCGGTCTCAGTGCCAGTGAAATTGACGAAGTTGTGCTGGTGGGTGGTTCCACCCGTGTTCCCAAGGTTCAGGAATTTGTTAAGAAGATCTTTGGTAAAGAACCTCATAAAGGGGTTAACCCGGACGAAGTGGTTTCAATCGGAGCCGCGATTCAGGGGGGAATTATCTCTGGTGATGTTCAGGATGTAGTGCTGCTCGACGTAACACCACTCTCTCTCGGGATTGAAACCGAGGGTGGCGTGATGACCAAACTGGTTGAGCGTAACACCACGATTCCTGTGACGAAAGATCAGGTGTTCTCGACTGCTGCCGACAATCAGACTGCTGTCACTGTCCGTGTGTTTCAGGGAGAACGACAGATGGCCAGCGACAACCGGTTGCTGGGTCAGTTTAACCTGGAAGAAATTCCGCCGGCACCGCGTGGGGTTCCTCAGATTAAGGTGGTATTCGATATCGACGTGAACGGCATTCTGAACGTGTCAGCCAAGGATGTTGCCACTGGTAAAGAGACATCAGTTAAAATCGAACAGTCGAGCGGACTGTCTGAATCTGAAATCGAAGATATGAAGAAACAGGCAGAAGCACACGCTGATGAAGACAAGAAGAAGAAAGAGCTGGCAGAGGCGAAGAACAACGGTTCCCGCATCGTTTATGATGTGGAAAAACTGTTGAAAGAACATGCTGATAAAATTGATGAATCCTCAAAAACTGCGATCGAAGCATCCGTTAAGAAAGTCAACGATGCTCTCGAAACAGAAGACGTTGCAGCCATCAATTCAGCTTGTGAAGAGTTGCAGCAGGCCACGCATGCCTTCACCGAGCAGATGTATAAAGCGAGCCAGGAAGCCGGAGGAGCCGAAGGTGCTGCTCCGGAAGCGGGTGGTGCAGCAGCCGATGAAGAGGATGTGATTGATGCCGAGTTTGAGAAAAAGGACTGAAGCAGTTCTATGAGATAAGGAACGGGGCTCAAGGATCGTCTTGAGCCCCTGACTCCTGCCTTAAAATCCATTTCTGGAAGACTGTTTTTTCAGCTTCATACCATTGATCAGACTCAAAAGACTCTCCCTCCCCCGGGTCTGATTCACTTAAAATTATTATACGAGCACTGCTTACCGCCCCGTTATCTGATATGATAATTCAGGCTGTTGAGTTGCTGCGCAGGTTAACAATAGAACGGAGGAGTGTTATGGCATTTCGATTTGAAAAGTTGACTGTGAAGGCCCAGGAGGCCGTCCAGCGCGCTCAGCAGACGGCTGAAGATTTTGGTCAGCAGGAGATCAAACCGTTGCATCTGCTCAAAGCATTGCTGGATGAAGAGCAGGGTGTTGTGAAGCCACTGATTCAGAAGATCGGTGCCAATCTGCCTCAGTTGCAGAAAATGGTTGATGATGAAATCAGTCGTCTGCCTAAAGTTTCCGGAGCCACCATGCAGGTGGGTGTGGGCCAGGCATTGCTCAAGATACTGCAGGCAGCGCAGGATCGCGCAGACCAGATGCAGGATAATTTTGTTTCCACCGAGCATCTCCTGCTGGCTTGTACGACCGTTGACGAACAGCCTAAGCGGATTCTGGAACTGAATGGAATTGAAGAAGATGATGTCCTCTCCGCATTGCAGGCGGTACGCGGGGGGCAACGCGTCACCGATCAGAGTCCTGAAGAGAAATACCAGTCGCTGGAGCAGTATGGAAAAGATCTTGTCGAACTGGCCAGGCAGGGGAAAATCGATCCGGTGATCGGCCGCGATCAGGAGATTCGACGTGTCATTCAGATTCTGTCGCGGCGTCGAAAAAATAACCCGGTCCTCATCGGTGAAGCCGGTGTCGGCAAGACAGCCATTGTGGAAGGGCTCGCGCATCGGATTGTGATGGGCGATGTGCCACAGAATCTGAAGAACAAGCGTGTGGTCGCTTTGGATATGGGTGCCCTGATTGCAGGTACCAAATATCGAGGGGAATTT is from Gimesia maris and encodes:
- a CDS encoding phosphopantothenoylcysteine decarboxylase domain-containing protein, which codes for MRILITAGPTREYLDDVRYLSNASSGQMGYALARSAIAAGHEVALVSGPVTIAPPAGCELYQVETTDEMFAQCEKLFPNCDGVIGTAAVCDYRIKTRKPGKIAKTGEAITLELIETIDVLAELGSQKGNRWVMGFALESQDARFNAVRKLYSKKCDAIVLNSVSAIGSSENFVEVIDQSQEIVATYSGEKTQVADSLIEWIQQHLAGR
- the gmk gene encoding guanylate kinase, with product MSEPQACIPPDIPIVVLSGPTASGKTTIVNRLMQETPVKLIKAISATTRPRRKGEVDGKDYYFLTTEEFEKRQENNEFLECEQVHGLGYWYGTLKSEVDRAAKQGGWPFLEIDVQGTLKLKKQFPQTITLFVRTSSDEEYEKRIRNRGTESEEVIEKRLATIRKELEQAQYYSHVIINDDLERAVTEIGTILKQRELEINAGRI
- the pheA gene encoding prephenate dehydratase — protein: MAKKKAVNKRTSVSKPKTSTKKKVARTSPSTKRNPASTQSELKKIDREIIKLVNKRCSMTVKQIKSDPEPRKAMFDPKTDEELRETIEKLNGSGPLTNNAIRGIFRQILSSARRQIHPQRVAYLGPAYSYTHLAALERFGEGADMVPVNTIGAVFEEVNRGNTEFGVVPIENSTDGRVVDTLDMFTRLPLRICGEVLIAVHHNLLARCERSEITEIYSKPQALSQCREWLSRNMPQAHLHEVTSTSTAAQLAATKPGAAAVASHQASVEYDLQIIVEGIEDNANNVTRFAVIGEEVCNPTGKDRTAILVQIAHKAGSLADTLQIFKKNKVNLTWIESFPLRGEEPGYLFFIDFEGHVQEPHIKRTLNELEKRVVRLETMGSYPRSGILE
- a CDS encoding YicC/YloC family endoribonuclease produces the protein MLLGMTGFGSATAENDRLSVHAELRTVNNRYLKVSSRYPDFYAKLGSQIEKLIRSSVSRGTVNLTLRIDSLDRTSDYLLDEEVIKQYWEQLKHLSEACHTPLPNHVDSLLTLPGAAIDNYSRSHTPESDWPLIEQAIRGALQELTEFRKKEGESAQADLESSNQIIRQQLEVVKEKAPRVVTNYRDRLHQRLADLLKDQEVELDPDSLIREVSMFADRCDINEEISRLGCHLEQFDSIITSKTSQGKKLEFLVQEMFREINTIGSKANDVEISHAVIEMKLAVEKIRENVQNVE
- the tpiA gene encoding triose-phosphate isomerase, which translates into the protein MRRFLVAGNWKMNTTKESGAQLAQALASEVPSENPAVEVLVCPPFPYLTTIGEIVSGSGVGFGAQNCYHEAPGAFTGETSTEMLTDVGCRSVILGHSERRHVLKETDTDINLKVKKALEAGLQVVLCVGELQSERESDQTETVLNTQMTGGLSGVDASAFGQIVIAYEPVWAIGTGLTASPEQAEAAHLYLRNWLKDQYSAEIADSTRILYGGSVKPDNAKELLSQENVDGALVGGASLKAELFIPIIQAAVELSAE
- a CDS encoding flavoprotein, which translates into the protein MSTGNQPMQGREILLGVSGGIAAYKTADLASKLVQKGAAVSVVMTQAAQKFIGATTFEALTGRPVYQDGFAPREHFQGEHIGLVRRAELFVIAPATANVMAQMAHGFADDLLATLTLTCTAPILLAPAMNADMWAKASVQRNLEQIKADGIQIVEPGEGWLSCGVIGKGRMAEPAEILTRIEELLG
- the dnaK gene encoding molecular chaperone DnaK, with the translated sequence MSSGEKIIGIDLGTTNSVVSIMEGGEAKVIPNLEGNRITPSVVAFTDKGETLVGEPAKRQAVTNPKNTVYSVKRFMGRRHNEVQSEEKIVPYGIIGGPEDYVKIEAGGKTYTPPEISASILRKLKEAAESYLGHKVNKAVVTVPAYFNDAQRQATKDAGQISGLEVSRIINEPTAAALAYGLEKKSDEKIVVFDFGGGTFDVSVLEVGDEVIETLSTNGDGHLGGDDFDEELINHIADSFKKEQGIDLRSDAMALQRLREAAEKAKKELSSSQTTDINLPFITADSSGAKHLQMAITRSEFEKLIDPLVERCRKPVEQAMKDAGLSASEIDEVVLVGGSTRVPKVQEFVKKIFGKEPHKGVNPDEVVSIGAAIQGGIISGDVQDVVLLDVTPLSLGIETEGGVMTKLVERNTTIPVTKDQVFSTAADNQTAVTVRVFQGERQMASDNRLLGQFNLEEIPPAPRGVPQIKVVFDIDVNGILNVSAKDVATGKETSVKIEQSSGLSESEIEDMKKQAEAHADEDKKKKELAEAKNNGSRIVYDVEKLLKEHADKIDESSKTAIEASVKKVNDALETEDVAAINSACEELQQATHAFTEQMYKASQEAGGAEGAAPEAGGAAADEEDVIDAEFEKKD
- the secG gene encoding preprotein translocase subunit SecG, encoding MIFATFLEAITDPATILMTFLMFFGVLLIIIILLQKGRGGGLAGAFGGAGGQSALGTKAGDVFTKITIIMAVIWVILAGVSGITTRASSGKYSGGSAVSEETAISSDDKNKEEETPDTEEKAAGGPEFTPPKDLAEKETKAAEEKKPAATEEKATKPAEPAGKDAAPKAAAPESKEDNKQETPAKPETTKSQPKSE
- a CDS encoding DNA-directed RNA polymerase subunit omega, encoding MLEEFKEEEIVNKVGGRFKLSSLIQKRIVALNRGARPLVEMQTKNHMEIVVQEIMEDKIYLDQSGEVAITDDGSPLDAIEYDDAGPTLEDLV